Proteins encoded in a region of the Rhodococcus sp. SBT000017 genome:
- a CDS encoding FAD-dependent monooxygenase: MTAPVVIIGAGPAGTTAALLLARRGIRSIVLERREKPLFHPAAHVINARTLEIWNEYGPELAKSIAAMSPPHETVNLISWYGGLADGAIGSIDLLSDPDRKAIVESQSPFMVSHIGQHILMPVLWDAIEAEPLIDFRRGVNVRSVDPAVDGVRVTVGGDSSEIQAQYVLACDGANSPTRDAAGISLSGPVLANMGSAFFTSTTLFPDDARPLLSWIYTPELCGVLIAHAENRYILMTAYLHPDQEIARNGKQFWAETLPKVLNGHNFELESTGTWVMTSQTADSFRRGRLLLLGDAAHRFPHTGGFGLNSGVQDAHNIAWKLDAVLSGAASDSLLDTYDTERRPVVEKFAKQSVDNHFRMDAIGKKVGITNVMLAKATTAMGRAPLNKIPGRFIAPIAATATRKQMSRSRRLNPQFAGSAGLRQQIADAIPLQVEHFVSTGLQFGYLYAGSLIAQDASSTPAEDVVDYVPTTYPGARLPHAVLSVDGTRVDAHDALDPNRLTLLTFAGDEWAPVVSTLAAGGPGVVTVSADAPTGTERRQLIDLYEVGEVGAVLVRPDGHVAWRTAGSASDAGASLTGFLNTKWAPYFAAVS, encoded by the coding sequence ATGACCGCACCCGTCGTCATCATCGGGGCGGGGCCGGCGGGAACCACTGCTGCACTTCTGCTGGCTCGCAGAGGGATTCGGAGCATCGTCCTCGAGCGTCGGGAGAAACCACTGTTCCATCCGGCTGCGCATGTGATCAATGCCCGCACGTTGGAGATTTGGAACGAGTACGGCCCGGAGCTGGCGAAGTCGATCGCTGCGATGTCGCCGCCGCACGAGACCGTCAACCTGATCAGCTGGTACGGCGGTCTGGCCGATGGCGCGATCGGGTCGATCGACCTGCTCTCGGATCCCGATCGCAAGGCCATCGTCGAGAGCCAGAGCCCGTTCATGGTCTCGCACATCGGCCAGCACATCCTGATGCCGGTGTTGTGGGACGCGATCGAGGCGGAGCCGCTGATCGATTTTCGTCGTGGTGTCAACGTGCGGTCGGTCGACCCGGCCGTCGACGGTGTCCGCGTCACGGTGGGTGGGGATTCCTCCGAGATACAGGCTCAGTACGTGCTCGCGTGCGACGGCGCGAACAGCCCGACTCGTGATGCGGCCGGAATCTCCCTGTCCGGGCCGGTTCTGGCAAACATGGGTAGCGCCTTCTTCACCTCCACGACCCTCTTCCCCGACGATGCGCGGCCGTTGCTGAGTTGGATCTACACGCCCGAGCTGTGTGGAGTGCTCATCGCCCACGCCGAGAATCGATACATCCTGATGACGGCGTATCTCCATCCGGACCAGGAGATTGCCCGCAACGGTAAGCAGTTCTGGGCCGAGACGCTGCCGAAGGTGTTGAACGGTCACAACTTCGAGTTGGAGTCGACGGGCACGTGGGTGATGACGTCGCAGACCGCCGACAGCTTTCGGCGGGGTCGACTCCTGCTGCTCGGCGACGCTGCGCATCGGTTTCCGCATACCGGCGGCTTCGGACTCAACTCGGGAGTTCAGGACGCCCACAACATTGCCTGGAAGCTCGACGCAGTCCTGTCGGGGGCCGCGTCGGACTCGTTGCTCGACACCTACGACACCGAACGTCGTCCGGTGGTGGAGAAGTTCGCGAAACAGAGCGTGGACAACCACTTTCGGATGGATGCCATCGGGAAGAAGGTAGGCATCACCAATGTCATGCTGGCCAAGGCCACCACTGCGATGGGCCGTGCGCCGCTGAACAAGATCCCCGGTCGATTCATTGCCCCGATCGCCGCTACGGCAACGCGGAAGCAGATGAGTCGCTCCCGCAGGTTGAACCCACAGTTCGCCGGATCGGCCGGGTTGCGGCAGCAGATCGCCGACGCCATTCCGCTTCAGGTGGAGCACTTCGTCTCGACCGGCCTGCAGTTCGGCTACCTCTACGCCGGTTCGCTGATCGCGCAGGACGCGTCGAGCACGCCGGCCGAGGACGTGGTCGATTACGTCCCCACCACCTATCCCGGTGCCCGCCTTCCGCATGCGGTGCTGTCGGTGGACGGCACGCGTGTGGACGCGCACGACGCGCTGGATCCGAACAGGCTGACACTGTTGACGTTTGCCGGTGACGAGTGGGCCCCAGTGGTCTCGACGCTCGCAGCAGGCGGGCCCGGGGTGGTCACGGTTTCGGCCGATGCGCCGACCGGAACCGAGCGCAGGCAACTGATCGACCTGTACGAGGTGGGCGAGGTCGGGGCAGTGCTCGTGCGCCCCGACGGACATGTTGCGTGGCGTACCGCAGGCTCGGCGTCCGATGCCGGTGCGTCGCTCACCGGCTTTCTGAACACGAAGTGGGCGCCGTACTTCGCTGCCGTTTCCTAG
- a CDS encoding fumarylacetoacetate hydrolase family protein — protein MPVNVIRTADAWWRLDGDRAIEIDTTAETTGQLLGDRDAITAASGPGTSVAELELVSPVTAPCRVVAQLLNYRSHAIDAGSDPKTLQPTFFRKSSASISGPFDPIRQPPEVALLDYEIELGVVVGAEIPIGTTVTDDTLSKYVAGLVVANDVSAREIQLTKVQVYESKSYPTFTPLGPRLVLLDNDELRRIPELHMSLAVNGESRQDQTIGNDLITPPAEALTRLARFQNMTAGDVLLTGTPIGTAISAPPKFVQKVGELIPPALKWKFFFARQAKNPNYLSVDDVITASIRTADGAIDLGTQRTVVR, from the coding sequence ATGCCTGTCAACGTAATCCGTACCGCCGATGCCTGGTGGCGTCTCGATGGCGACCGCGCGATCGAGATCGACACGACGGCCGAGACCACCGGGCAGCTGCTCGGCGACCGCGATGCGATCACCGCCGCGTCGGGACCCGGCACGAGCGTCGCCGAACTCGAGCTCGTCTCTCCCGTCACCGCCCCGTGTCGGGTGGTGGCGCAGCTGCTCAACTATCGCTCGCACGCCATCGACGCCGGGTCGGACCCGAAGACTCTGCAGCCCACGTTCTTCCGCAAGTCCTCGGCGTCGATCAGCGGGCCGTTCGATCCCATCAGGCAGCCACCCGAGGTCGCACTGCTCGATTACGAGATCGAACTGGGGGTCGTGGTCGGAGCAGAGATTCCGATCGGAACCACGGTCACCGACGACACGCTGTCTAAGTACGTCGCCGGGTTGGTGGTGGCCAACGACGTCTCTGCGCGTGAGATCCAGCTGACCAAAGTGCAGGTGTACGAGAGCAAGTCGTATCCCACGTTCACCCCACTCGGGCCGCGGTTGGTTCTTCTCGACAACGACGAATTGCGCCGCATCCCCGAGTTGCACATGAGCCTGGCCGTCAACGGAGAATCGCGTCAGGATCAGACGATCGGCAACGACCTGATCACCCCGCCTGCCGAAGCTCTGACCAGGTTGGCCAGGTTTCAGAACATGACGGCCGGTGATGTGCTGCTGACCGGCACACCGATCGGGACCGCCATTTCTGCTCCGCCCAAGTTCGTGCAGAAGGTCGGCGAGTTGATTCCGCCTGCCCTCAAGTGGAAGTTCTTCTTCGCGCGCCAGGCGAAGAACCCGAACTATCTGTCGGTGGACGACGTCATCACGGCGAGTATCCGCACCGCCGACGGTGCCATCGATCTGGGCACGCAGAGGACCGTGGTCCGATGA
- a CDS encoding VOC family protein, with product MSSTQEEQGRAPSRVGPDYIAHWVVKSARTEEMVRWYGTVFGAEIAYQDEQITFLTWDDESHRLAIVAVPKPVRFLFPLAKLRRKAYGIDHIALTFVSLERLLENYVRLKRLGILPVWSINHGPTISLYYEDPDGIRLEFQVENFDPDNTAAFFFTEEFAKNPIGVNIDPDYLLSQLRNGVPHEELRRREAGTRPGHPVIANKKTITPKTL from the coding sequence ATGAGTTCGACGCAGGAAGAACAGGGCCGAGCGCCGTCGCGGGTGGGGCCCGACTACATCGCCCACTGGGTGGTGAAGTCCGCTCGTACCGAGGAGATGGTGCGGTGGTACGGCACGGTGTTCGGTGCCGAAATTGCGTACCAGGACGAGCAGATCACGTTCTTGACCTGGGACGACGAGTCGCACCGCCTGGCGATCGTCGCGGTGCCCAAGCCGGTGCGGTTCCTCTTCCCGCTGGCCAAGCTTCGGCGCAAGGCCTACGGAATCGACCACATCGCGTTGACCTTCGTCTCGCTCGAACGGCTCCTCGAGAACTACGTCCGGCTCAAGCGTCTGGGCATTCTCCCGGTGTGGTCCATCAACCACGGGCCCACGATCTCGCTCTACTACGAGGATCCCGACGGGATTCGCCTCGAGTTCCAGGTCGAGAACTTCGACCCCGACAACACCGCTGCGTTCTTCTTCACCGAGGAGTTCGCGAAGAACCCGATCGGCGTCAACATCGACCCCGATTACCTGCTCAGCCAGCTACGCAACGGCGTGCCGCACGAGGAACTTCGTCGGCGTGAAGCCGGAACTCGGCCCGGGCACCCGGTGATCGCCAACAAGAAGACCATCACGCCGAAAACTCTGTAG
- a CDS encoding TetR/AcrR family transcriptional regulator, whose product MSTNASPGAERSRRARPRMDRRQALIDAAIELLAEGNSADISAAAISRRAGVAHGLLFYYFTDKQGLVAAALADVLAKLAEFQEPEADEQSVRARVEGFVRRHIEFLERHRALYVRVIREGELGDSVVEDAVKEARTEGARQVAALAGLSEPLSPLQSAAISGWTGFLDRTADAYFDTPDLGLDAVVELVVDTFEAVVAATHPRPEKVD is encoded by the coding sequence GTGTCGACCAACGCGTCCCCCGGTGCCGAGCGGTCCCGCCGAGCCCGTCCCCGGATGGACCGTCGACAGGCCCTGATCGACGCCGCCATCGAGCTACTGGCCGAGGGCAACAGTGCCGACATCAGCGCAGCAGCGATATCGCGTCGCGCAGGGGTGGCGCACGGGCTGCTGTTCTACTACTTCACCGACAAACAGGGCCTCGTTGCGGCAGCGTTGGCCGACGTCCTGGCGAAGCTGGCCGAATTCCAGGAACCCGAGGCCGATGAGCAATCGGTGCGGGCTCGCGTGGAAGGTTTCGTCCGACGCCACATCGAGTTCCTCGAACGTCACCGCGCCCTCTACGTCCGGGTGATTCGCGAAGGAGAACTGGGCGATTCCGTCGTCGAAGACGCCGTCAAAGAAGCCCGCACGGAGGGCGCTCGACAGGTGGCAGCCCTCGCCGGACTTTCGGAACCCCTGTCTCCGTTGCAGAGTGCCGCCATCTCCGGGTGGACCGGCTTTCTCGACCGGACCGCCGATGCGTACTTCGACACCCCCGATCTCGGACTCGACGCGGTGGTCGAATTGGTCGTCGACACCTTCGAGGCGGTCGTGGCAGCAACGCACCCTCGTCCCGAGAAAGTCGATTGA
- a CDS encoding transketolase-like TK C-terminal-containing protein: MTSISPADRRSPVGDGKDLHDIAERVLWLSTSMIHHANRIRPNPTGLKVGGHQASCASMVSIMTSLWFEQLQSGDRVSVKPHASPVLHAINYLLGELDEKYLTTLRAYGGLQSYPSRSKDPDTVDYSTGSVGIGATAPIWGAMSRRFVEDRFGPDDSARTGFSGRQYSLVGDAELDEGAVWEAIIDPGIAELGEIVWIVDLNRQSLDRVVPNIAARRLEKMFDAAGWQVITVKFGRLLEDLFARPGGDALRTRILDMPNPEYQRLLRCTAEEVRTRLPGSGPDARTIADLIADLDDTVLTESIRNLGGHDLDALREAYSRIDDTRPTVIVAYTVKGFGLPTQGHPQNHSSLLTVDEYAELARSLDLDPAAPWGRFENDSAPGRLCAATAERLRREPVPASTPPAVPTDIGRTPKGTATTQAALGRTLIDLTREAPEAAKRVVTVSPDVSSTTNLGGWVNKVGVWSSSDRHDWFGDDAETIMHWREGPSGQHMELGIAETNLVGLMGELGATWSRWGQPLFPIGVMYDPFVERALEPWSYGIYAGGQSILVGTPSGVTLAAEGGAHQSIKTPSIGLEQPGCVSYEPAFAIDVEWTLLASIARLGRPDGTSAYLRLSTRPVDQSKADVPTDPAARERRRRQVVAGGYPLVRRDGAAVTIAAMGAVITEALEAAERLSKVGVIADVLCITSPGELYRALQARQGRGVGESWILDQLLPADRATPMVTVLDGHPHTLAFLATVNRVASTSLGVSNFGQVGSLDEVYKHHKIDTDSIVGAALDVTDH; encoded by the coding sequence ATGACCAGCATCAGCCCCGCCGACCGCCGATCGCCGGTCGGTGACGGCAAAGACCTGCACGACATCGCCGAGCGTGTGCTGTGGCTGTCGACTTCGATGATCCACCACGCCAACCGGATTCGGCCGAACCCCACCGGACTGAAGGTCGGCGGGCACCAGGCATCCTGCGCGTCGATGGTGTCGATCATGACGTCGCTGTGGTTCGAGCAACTGCAATCGGGAGACCGCGTGTCGGTCAAACCCCACGCCTCCCCGGTGCTGCACGCGATCAACTATCTCCTCGGCGAACTGGACGAGAAGTATCTGACGACGCTCCGTGCCTACGGCGGTCTGCAGTCCTACCCGTCGCGCTCGAAAGACCCCGACACCGTCGATTATTCGACCGGCTCGGTGGGAATCGGTGCCACCGCACCGATCTGGGGTGCGATGTCGCGACGCTTCGTCGAGGACCGCTTCGGCCCGGACGACTCCGCCCGAACCGGCTTCAGCGGACGCCAGTACTCACTGGTCGGTGACGCCGAGCTCGACGAAGGTGCCGTGTGGGAAGCGATCATCGACCCGGGTATCGCAGAACTGGGCGAGATCGTCTGGATCGTCGACCTCAACCGCCAGTCCCTCGATCGCGTCGTGCCGAACATCGCCGCCCGCCGTCTCGAGAAGATGTTCGACGCCGCCGGGTGGCAGGTCATCACCGTCAAATTCGGTCGACTGCTCGAAGACCTGTTCGCTCGACCCGGTGGCGATGCTCTCCGCACCCGAATCCTGGACATGCCGAACCCCGAGTACCAACGTCTGCTGCGCTGCACGGCCGAAGAAGTGCGCACCCGACTGCCCGGATCGGGACCGGATGCGAGGACGATTGCAGACCTCATCGCCGACCTCGACGACACCGTGTTGACCGAGTCCATTCGTAACCTGGGCGGACACGACCTGGATGCGTTGCGCGAGGCCTACTCTCGCATCGACGACACCCGACCCACCGTGATCGTCGCGTACACGGTCAAGGGTTTCGGGCTGCCCACTCAGGGACATCCGCAGAATCACTCCTCGCTGCTCACCGTCGACGAGTACGCAGAGCTCGCACGCAGCCTCGACCTGGATCCCGCTGCGCCCTGGGGTCGCTTCGAAAACGACAGCGCACCGGGACGACTGTGCGCCGCCACCGCGGAACGGCTACGCCGCGAACCGGTTCCGGCGTCGACTCCTCCCGCCGTTCCCACCGACATCGGCCGAACCCCCAAGGGCACCGCCACCACTCAGGCCGCACTGGGCCGCACGCTGATAGACCTCACCCGCGAGGCCCCGGAAGCAGCGAAAAGGGTTGTCACAGTGAGCCCCGACGTCAGCTCCACCACCAACCTCGGCGGCTGGGTCAACAAGGTCGGCGTGTGGTCATCATCCGATCGGCACGACTGGTTCGGTGACGACGCCGAAACGATCATGCACTGGCGCGAGGGACCGAGCGGTCAGCACATGGAACTCGGCATCGCCGAGACCAACCTCGTGGGGCTGATGGGCGAACTCGGTGCCACGTGGAGCCGGTGGGGACAGCCGTTGTTCCCGATCGGCGTCATGTACGACCCGTTCGTCGAACGCGCTCTCGAGCCGTGGTCGTACGGCATCTACGCCGGCGGCCAATCGATCCTCGTCGGCACGCCGTCCGGCGTCACGCTGGCCGCGGAAGGCGGTGCGCACCAATCGATCAAGACGCCGTCGATCGGTCTGGAGCAGCCCGGCTGCGTCAGCTACGAACCCGCATTCGCCATCGACGTCGAATGGACCCTGCTCGCCAGCATCGCGCGCCTCGGCCGACCCGACGGAACCTCGGCATACCTACGATTGTCGACGCGACCCGTCGACCAGTCGAAGGCCGACGTCCCCACCGACCCGGCGGCCAGGGAACGCAGGCGTCGCCAGGTGGTCGCCGGCGGTTATCCACTGGTGCGTCGGGACGGTGCGGCGGTGACCATCGCGGCCATGGGAGCCGTGATCACCGAAGCACTCGAGGCTGCCGAGCGATTGAGCAAGGTCGGCGTGATCGCAGACGTTCTGTGCATCACCAGCCCGGGCGAGCTCTACCGAGCCCTGCAAGCGAGGCAGGGACGCGGAGTCGGAGAGTCGTGGATTCTCGATCAGCTGCTCCCCGCCGATCGGGCGACGCCGATGGTGACCGTGCTCGACGGCCACCCGCACACTCTGGCCTTCCTCGCGACCGTCAACCGGGTGGCCTCGACGTCGTTGGGAGTGAGCAACTTCGGGCAGGTCGGATCACTCGACGAGGTGTACAAGCACCACAAGATCGACACCGACTCCATCGTCGGTGCCGCGCTCGATGTCACCGATCACTGA
- a CDS encoding SRPBCC family protein: MLNIAMTQELPAPQDEVWATMSDVSTFEKWHALHEDWVETPPENLEVGSTMVEKIKIASITDTIEFRVESLRAPEELVLVGAGSTGSKIRLTMHCSTRGTGSVVTLELEVTSPLLFGVVGKALQGTFKKKLTATLTGLESYLATN, from the coding sequence ATGTTGAATATCGCCATGACGCAGGAGTTGCCCGCCCCTCAGGACGAGGTGTGGGCAACGATGTCCGATGTGAGTACGTTCGAGAAGTGGCATGCCCTGCACGAGGATTGGGTCGAGACGCCGCCCGAGAATCTCGAGGTCGGGTCGACGATGGTCGAGAAGATCAAGATCGCCAGCATCACCGACACCATCGAGTTTCGAGTCGAAAGCCTCCGTGCGCCGGAGGAATTGGTACTCGTGGGTGCCGGATCCACCGGCTCCAAAATTCGATTGACGATGCACTGCAGCACCCGCGGCACCGGCTCGGTCGTCACCCTCGAATTGGAGGTGACCAGTCCACTGTTGTTCGGCGTGGTGGGCAAAGCGCTGCAGGGCACGTTCAAGAAGAAGCTCACGGCCACACTGACCGGACTCGAGAGCTATCTCGCTACGAACTGA
- a CDS encoding acyl-CoA dehydrogenase family protein, with translation MTTTEALPIATATDVLTNLRALVPDLKAGAAENEKARRLSEDTVAALRRSGAFRVAAPAKFGGLETDLCTMLDVSAIIAEGDAGASWVTTLSNVNNWAAGLYSNEAQAEIYANGPDAIIAGVVTPGGTARKVEGGYRLTGT, from the coding sequence ATGACGACGACCGAAGCGCTGCCCATTGCAACCGCTACCGATGTGCTCACCAATCTCCGAGCCCTGGTACCCGATCTGAAGGCCGGTGCCGCCGAGAACGAAAAGGCACGACGGCTTTCCGAGGACACTGTCGCCGCCCTCCGACGCTCGGGCGCATTTCGAGTCGCAGCACCTGCGAAGTTCGGCGGACTCGAAACCGATCTATGCACCATGCTCGACGTCTCGGCGATCATCGCCGAAGGTGACGCCGGCGCATCCTGGGTCACCACTCTGTCCAACGTGAACAACTGGGCCGCAGGCCTGTACAGCAACGAGGCTCAGGCCGAGATCTATGCGAACGGGCCGGACGCCATCATCGCCGGCGTCGTCACCCCGGGCGGCACCGCCCGCAAGGTAGAGGGCGGCTACCGTCTCACCGGCACGTAG
- a CDS encoding TetR/AcrR family transcriptional regulator translates to MPDRATKPAARSVRAAARAAETRQRLIDAAVALFAEADYDKVGVADIVESADVAHGLLFHYFGNKRGIYLESMRATASAMSQAFADIPDSTPDVQIRAALTSHLEYLSVHRGLALRMVLGGRGADPEAWEVFEGARTAVLEAAATRLGLDAENTGVRLVGRSIVAAIDGATARWLEEDVSIDVEQMVEWLVHLIVACLRTAPVLDSSLNIDDAVASLRGSDQASGG, encoded by the coding sequence GTGCCAGATCGAGCCACCAAGCCGGCTGCACGGTCAGTCCGGGCGGCCGCCCGAGCCGCCGAAACACGTCAGCGACTGATCGACGCGGCCGTCGCCCTGTTCGCGGAAGCCGACTACGACAAGGTCGGCGTGGCAGACATCGTGGAGTCGGCGGATGTGGCCCATGGCTTGTTGTTCCACTACTTCGGCAACAAGCGAGGCATCTACCTCGAGTCGATGCGGGCCACTGCCTCGGCCATGTCGCAAGCCTTTGCCGACATTCCCGATTCGACACCCGACGTCCAGATACGGGCTGCTCTGACCAGCCATCTCGAGTACTTGAGCGTGCACCGCGGCTTGGCGCTGCGAATGGTGTTGGGCGGCAGAGGTGCCGATCCCGAAGCCTGGGAAGTATTCGAAGGTGCCCGCACCGCAGTGTTGGAAGCGGCGGCCACGCGCCTCGGACTGGACGCGGAGAACACCGGCGTCAGACTCGTCGGACGGAGCATCGTCGCAGCCATCGACGGCGCGACGGCCCGATGGCTCGAAGAGGACGTCAGCATCGACGTCGAGCAGATGGTCGAGTGGCTGGTGCACCTCATCGTCGCGTGCCTGCGCACCGCGCCGGTTCTCGATTCTTCGCTGAACATCGACGATGCCGTCGCATCACTTCGAGGAAGTGACCAGGCCTCGGGGGGTTAA
- a CDS encoding TspO/MBR family protein — MKIVVVVSAVVAVVVSFLGSGAWIGTPIAEAAGGALSATSTLVAPAGPAFSIWSVIYTGLVAYAVWQFLPGRTARHDALRAPIVASMLLNPAWILAIQIGQVWLSVIVIVALLAVLVRVFVLMQQHRPEGIADAVITDGTMGIYLGWVCVATIANISAWLVSLGFTGGATVWAVIVLAVAAGVGVFLARYSSGALAPMLAIVWGLGWLAQGRFSGEVVDTTVGWAAVLAAVVVAITTVGTRVLGRKRVSAG, encoded by the coding sequence ATGAAAATCGTGGTCGTCGTCAGTGCGGTCGTGGCAGTCGTGGTGTCGTTTCTCGGGTCGGGTGCGTGGATCGGAACGCCGATTGCCGAGGCGGCCGGTGGGGCGCTCAGTGCCACGTCGACGCTGGTGGCGCCCGCCGGCCCTGCGTTCTCGATCTGGTCGGTGATCTACACCGGGCTCGTCGCCTACGCCGTCTGGCAGTTCCTACCCGGCCGCACCGCACGCCACGACGCGTTGCGAGCACCGATCGTCGCGTCGATGTTGCTCAATCCGGCGTGGATTCTCGCGATTCAGATCGGGCAGGTGTGGCTGAGCGTGATCGTCATCGTCGCGTTGCTGGCGGTGCTCGTCCGCGTGTTCGTGCTGATGCAGCAGCATCGACCGGAGGGCATCGCCGATGCGGTGATCACCGACGGAACGATGGGGATCTACCTCGGGTGGGTGTGTGTGGCGACGATCGCGAACATCTCGGCGTGGCTGGTGAGTCTCGGGTTCACCGGTGGCGCAACGGTATGGGCGGTCATCGTGCTCGCGGTGGCAGCTGGTGTCGGGGTGTTTCTGGCCCGGTACTCGAGTGGTGCGCTCGCACCGATGCTGGCGATCGTCTGGGGACTGGGATGGTTGGCGCAGGGCCGCTTCTCCGGTGAAGTGGTCGATACGACTGTCGGCTGGGCAGCCGTTCTCGCTGCGGTGGTGGTCGCAATTACCACGGTAGGAACAAGGGTGCTTGGGCGAAAGAGAGTCTCGGCGGGTTAA
- a CDS encoding TetR/AcrR family transcriptional regulator — MPAQRPSSPRPRSTPRQQRAVEMRARLLTGTIELLQKKPGYLPTTYQLARHVHVSIGTVYRYFTDIESVMDELRTATIHDITMRLATGIGRAMDQAPADAIVTIVETLTSAFEEHEAVVRTAFAAGGSELGGQWKDIERPLLPLARILPTRIRPDLDDDALDDLVFLTMGATASLCMRVALFRPTGSDRTMLVATTARMLLAAFEGADTTEMQTTSNPTPGAGHSRRE, encoded by the coding sequence ATGCCCGCCCAACGCCCGTCGTCACCGCGACCGCGATCGACTCCGCGTCAGCAACGCGCCGTCGAGATGCGGGCCCGGCTGTTGACCGGAACCATCGAGTTGTTGCAGAAGAAGCCCGGCTACCTCCCGACGACGTACCAGCTCGCACGGCACGTGCACGTCAGCATCGGCACCGTGTATCGCTATTTCACCGACATCGAGTCCGTCATGGACGAGCTGCGAACCGCAACGATCCACGACATCACGATGCGGCTGGCCACCGGAATCGGACGCGCAATGGATCAAGCACCGGCCGACGCGATCGTCACCATCGTCGAGACACTCACTTCTGCGTTCGAGGAACACGAGGCGGTGGTCCGGACGGCCTTCGCAGCGGGTGGTTCGGAATTGGGTGGCCAGTGGAAAGACATCGAACGTCCACTGCTGCCCCTGGCGCGCATCTTGCCCACTCGCATCCGACCCGATCTCGACGACGACGCCCTCGACGATCTCGTCTTCCTGACGATGGGTGCCACCGCGAGCCTGTGCATGAGAGTCGCGTTGTTCAGACCCACGGGCTCGGACCGAACGATGCTAGTGGCCACGACGGCTCGCATGCTGCTCGCCGCGTTCGAGGGTGCCGACACTACCGAAATGCAGACAACATCGAATCCGACGCCTGGAGCGGGGCATAGCCGTCGGGAATGA
- a CDS encoding oxygenase MpaB family protein, whose protein sequence is MNTRAPSGLVRTDEAVSMHGQAGREWLDAMWRADPLADRVLDEDFGSSSSTAAVSAALTNGIAPDAPAALRKLFAFLDSEPDWVDHDRLDRAADALVRYSAVMGIVLGAASLLRGAENSIAGKPLAITGRYVSQPAIRSIEVGNWLQKVISPGGMARHGEGFAYTVRVRMIHAHVRRGIRHLGTWDDEAWGVPIPQPYMAFTIAEFGHIALDAMHRVGVRFIDTELGDIYHLWRYVGHVVGVDHELNPIDESDHIRIEQLYRLTSPGPSQDDRDFVAALTDDYLVPELANLLPGPHGVTRAVASATMSALQRVLIGDEASDDLHIPASSLTHVVSLVGPLLPLVNKARTLRAGGPSELTRQSYLVRDAEMQRMRAGYRVTHELVDDVHRTRTGS, encoded by the coding sequence ATGAATACTCGCGCTCCCAGTGGCCTGGTTCGCACCGACGAGGCCGTCTCGATGCACGGCCAGGCAGGACGCGAATGGCTCGACGCGATGTGGCGAGCCGATCCGCTCGCCGATCGAGTACTCGACGAGGACTTCGGTTCCTCGTCGTCCACTGCCGCCGTCTCTGCCGCGCTCACGAACGGCATCGCCCCCGATGCCCCGGCTGCGCTTCGAAAGCTGTTCGCATTTCTCGATTCCGAACCGGACTGGGTCGATCACGACCGCCTCGACCGCGCCGCCGACGCCCTCGTTCGCTACAGCGCCGTGATGGGGATCGTGCTGGGAGCGGCATCGTTGCTTCGCGGCGCAGAGAACTCCATTGCCGGCAAACCGCTGGCCATCACTGGTCGATACGTCTCGCAACCGGCCATTCGCTCCATCGAAGTGGGCAACTGGCTGCAGAAAGTCATCTCCCCGGGCGGAATGGCCAGGCACGGAGAAGGTTTCGCGTACACGGTGCGCGTGCGAATGATCCACGCCCATGTCCGACGAGGAATCCGGCACCTCGGCACGTGGGACGACGAAGCCTGGGGTGTGCCGATCCCGCAGCCGTACATGGCGTTCACGATTGCCGAGTTCGGCCACATCGCGCTCGACGCCATGCACCGGGTCGGCGTGCGCTTCATCGACACAGAACTCGGCGACATCTACCACCTTTGGCGCTACGTCGGCCATGTCGTCGGCGTAGATCACGAGCTCAACCCGATCGACGAATCGGACCACATCCGCATCGAGCAGTTGTACCGACTCACCTCCCCTGGCCCCAGCCAGGACGACCGGGACTTCGTCGCTGCCCTGACCGACGACTATCTGGTGCCCGAACTCGCCAACCTGCTACCCGGGCCCCATGGGGTGACCCGCGCGGTGGCGTCGGCGACGATGTCTGCCCTGCAGCGCGTGTTGATCGGCGACGAGGCGTCGGACGATCTGCACATCCCGGCCTCGTCACTCACGCATGTCGTGTCGCTCGTCGGGCCGCTGCTGCCGCTGGTGAACAAAGCGCGCACGCTCCGGGCCGGCGGACCGAGTGAGCTCACGCGGCAGTCCTACCTGGTGCGCGACGCGGAAATGCAGCGCATGCGCGCCGGTTACCGGGTCACTCACGAACTGGTCGACGACGTCCACCGGACGCGCACTGGCAGTTGA